The Accipiter gentilis chromosome 7, bAccGen1.1, whole genome shotgun sequence genome includes a region encoding these proteins:
- the CDC42SE1 gene encoding CDC42 small effector protein 1 has protein sequence MSDFWHKLGCCVVEKPQPKKRRRRIDRSMIGEPMNFIHLTHIGSGDMAAGEGLPMTGAVQEMRSKGGRERQWSNSRVL, from the exons ATGAGCGACTTCTGGCACAAGTTGGGTTGCTGCGTCGTAGAGAAGCCACAGCCC aagaagaggaggagacgGATCGACCGCTCCATGATCGGCGAGCCCATGAACTTCATCCACCTGACACACATCGGCTCTGGTGACATGGCCGCAGGAGAAGGCCTGCCCATG ACCGGTGCCGTCCAGGAGATGAGGTCCAAGGGCGGACGGGAGCGACAGTGGAGCAACTCCCGGGTCTTGTAG
- the LOC126040801 gene encoding exopolyphosphatase PRUNE1-like isoform X1 — protein MERFLEGNRAVLQEHIQSHQEIHVVMGNEACDLDSTVSALALAYFLAKTSPAPKAAFIPVLNIPRADFALRTETTFLLQEQGIPATSLIFRDEIDLGGLHHAGLLSLTLVDHHILPGADTALEEAVVEVLDHRPLERDRAPSCQVTAELVGSCATLVTERIAQGPPGILDRTTAALLHGTILLDCVNLSPAAGKVTPRDVACVSLLEARFPELLARNAIFEALQAAKFDVSGLTTEQMLRKDLKVLSSDELVLAVSAIYVDLETFLCRPNLLQDLDAFCQARGYTGLVAMTISFNERNEPSRQLAVYSRCETLRSTVTGTRMAVVMATGDSLDLSEEWQDEDFPGPLPEGCPGASGAPRHMRRRLPALEWTENTERSPDASIDIDLDALETPSGSDGFEWEEELLHTWSFAKGAGSQRVPDTEDKQPEESVDLSAVEPYSGVLSHGGYHGEGFGDILLFAACHLPDNSIPQYGYVMENLLRYIVRTLERMVADRYVLVCLSGAAARGQIPSFGWMKRCYQAMDWQLRKSLQAVIIVHPTWYIKALVTLSQPFLSPTFSGKVRFAASLRELSQLVPLEPTHVPEPVRRLEPSWDGSWDVMR, from the exons ATGGAGCGGTTCCTGGAGGGGAACCGGGCGGTTTTGCAG gagCACATCCAGAGTCACCAGGAGATCCACGTGGTGATGGGCAATGAGGCCTGTGACCTGGACTCCACCGTCTCGGCCCTGGCTCTGGCTTATTTCCTGGCAAAG ACCTCCCCGGCTCCCAAAGCTGCCTTCATCCCGGTCCTGAACATCCCTCGTGCTGACTTTGCCCTCCGGACGGAGACGACATtcctgctgcaggagcagggcaTCCCCGCCACCTCCCTCATCTTTCGGGATGAGATTGACCTGGGGGGGCTACACCACGCTGGGCTGCTCTCCCTGACCCTGGTCGATCACCACATCCTGCCCGG CGCCGACACAGCCCTGGAAGAGGCTGTGGTGGAGGTCCTTGATCACCGGCCATTGGAACGGGACAGAGCTCCCAGCTGCCAGGTGACAGCAGAGCTGGTGGGCTCCTGTGCCACACTGGTGACGGAGCGGATCGCCCAAGGTCCCCCAGGCATCCTGGACAGAACCACGGCCGCGCTGCTGCATG GCACCATCTTGCTGGACTGCGTGAACCTGAGCCCGGCTGCTGGCAAGGTGACGCCCAGGGACGTGGCATGTGTCTCCCTGCTCGAGGCAAGGTTCCCCGAGCTGCTGGCCCGTAATGCCATCTTTGAAGCCCTGCAAGCAGCCAAATTTGACGTCTCAG ggCTGACGACAGAGCAGATGCTACGGAAGGACCTCAAAGTCCTCTCCAGTGATGAGCTGGTCCTCGCCGTCAGCGCCATCTACGTGGACTTGGAG ACCTTCCTGTGCCGGCCCAACTTGCTGCAGGACCTAGATGCTTTCTGCCAAGCTCGGGGCTACACAGGGTTGGTGGCCATGACGATCTCTTTTAATGAGCGCAATGAGCCCTCCCGGCAGCTCGCAGTCTACAGCCGGTGTGAGACCCTCCGCAGCACG GTGACAGGGACAAGGATGGCCGTGGTGATGGCCACTGGGGACAGCCTGGACCTCAGTGAGGAGTGGCAGGACGAGGACTTCCCTGG gcccctgccagagGGGTGCCCGGGGGCCAGCGGTGCCCCGCGGCACATGCGGAGGCGGCTGCCGGCGCTGGAGTGGACCGAGAACACTGAGCGCTCACCGGATGCCAGCATCGACATCGACCTGGATGCGCTGGAGACACCCTCGGGCAGCGACGGCTTCGAGTGGGAGG AGGAGCTGCTGCACACCTGGAGCTTTGCCAAGGGGGCTGGCAGCCAGCGGGTGCCAGACACGGAGGACAAGCAGCCAGAGGAGAGTGTGGATCTGAGCGCAGTGGAGCCCTACAGCGGGGTCCTCTCCCATGGGG GGTACCACGGTGAGGGCTTCGGTGACATCCTGCTTTTCGCTGCCTGCCACCTCCCAGACAACAGCATCCCCCAGTACGGCTACGTGATGGAGAACCTGCTCAG GTACATTGTGCGCACCCTGGAGAGGATGGTGGCCGACCGCTACGTCCTGGTGTGCCTGAGTGGGGCGGCAGCACGGGGACAGATCCCTTCCTTTGGCTGGATGAAACGGTGCTACCAGGCTATGGATTGGCA GCTCCGGAAGAGCCTCCAGGCTGTGATCATTGTCCACCCCACCTGGTACATCAAGGCGCTTGTGACGCTCTCTCAGCCCTTTCTCAG CCCCACCTTCAGTGGCAAGGTCCGGTTCGCTGCCAGCCTTCGGGAGCTCTCCCAGCTTGTACCCTTGGAGCCCACACATGTCCCCGAGCCCGTCCGGCG GCTGGAACCAAGCTGGGATGGCAGCTGGGATGTGATGCGGTGA
- the LOC126040801 gene encoding exopolyphosphatase PRUNE1-like isoform X2 — MERFLEGNRAVLQEHIQSHQEIHVVMGNEACDLDSTVSALALAYFLAKTSPAPKAAFIPVLNIPRADFALRTETTFLLQEQGIPATSLIFRDEIDLGGLHHAGLLSLTLVDHHILPGADTALEEAVVEVLDHRPLERDRAPSCQVTAELVGSCATLVTERIAQGPPGILDRTTAALLHGTILLDCVNLSPAAGKVTPRDVACVSLLEARFPELLARNAIFEALQAAKFDVSGLTTEQMLRKDLKVLSSDELVLAVSAIYVDLETFLCRPNLLQDLDAFCQARGYTGLVAMTISFNERNEPSRQLAVYSRCETLRSTVTGTRMAVVMATGDSLDLSEEWQDEDFPGPLPEGCPGASGAPRHMRRRLPALEWTENTERSPDASIDIDLDALETPSGSDGFEWEEELLHTWSFAKGAGSQRVPDTEDKQPEESVDLSAVEPYSGVLSHGGYHGEGFGDILLFAACHLPDNSIPQYGYVMENLLRYIVRTLERMVADRYVLVCLSGAAARGQIPSFGWMKRCYQAMDWQLEPSWDGSWDVMR, encoded by the exons ATGGAGCGGTTCCTGGAGGGGAACCGGGCGGTTTTGCAG gagCACATCCAGAGTCACCAGGAGATCCACGTGGTGATGGGCAATGAGGCCTGTGACCTGGACTCCACCGTCTCGGCCCTGGCTCTGGCTTATTTCCTGGCAAAG ACCTCCCCGGCTCCCAAAGCTGCCTTCATCCCGGTCCTGAACATCCCTCGTGCTGACTTTGCCCTCCGGACGGAGACGACATtcctgctgcaggagcagggcaTCCCCGCCACCTCCCTCATCTTTCGGGATGAGATTGACCTGGGGGGGCTACACCACGCTGGGCTGCTCTCCCTGACCCTGGTCGATCACCACATCCTGCCCGG CGCCGACACAGCCCTGGAAGAGGCTGTGGTGGAGGTCCTTGATCACCGGCCATTGGAACGGGACAGAGCTCCCAGCTGCCAGGTGACAGCAGAGCTGGTGGGCTCCTGTGCCACACTGGTGACGGAGCGGATCGCCCAAGGTCCCCCAGGCATCCTGGACAGAACCACGGCCGCGCTGCTGCATG GCACCATCTTGCTGGACTGCGTGAACCTGAGCCCGGCTGCTGGCAAGGTGACGCCCAGGGACGTGGCATGTGTCTCCCTGCTCGAGGCAAGGTTCCCCGAGCTGCTGGCCCGTAATGCCATCTTTGAAGCCCTGCAAGCAGCCAAATTTGACGTCTCAG ggCTGACGACAGAGCAGATGCTACGGAAGGACCTCAAAGTCCTCTCCAGTGATGAGCTGGTCCTCGCCGTCAGCGCCATCTACGTGGACTTGGAG ACCTTCCTGTGCCGGCCCAACTTGCTGCAGGACCTAGATGCTTTCTGCCAAGCTCGGGGCTACACAGGGTTGGTGGCCATGACGATCTCTTTTAATGAGCGCAATGAGCCCTCCCGGCAGCTCGCAGTCTACAGCCGGTGTGAGACCCTCCGCAGCACG GTGACAGGGACAAGGATGGCCGTGGTGATGGCCACTGGGGACAGCCTGGACCTCAGTGAGGAGTGGCAGGACGAGGACTTCCCTGG gcccctgccagagGGGTGCCCGGGGGCCAGCGGTGCCCCGCGGCACATGCGGAGGCGGCTGCCGGCGCTGGAGTGGACCGAGAACACTGAGCGCTCACCGGATGCCAGCATCGACATCGACCTGGATGCGCTGGAGACACCCTCGGGCAGCGACGGCTTCGAGTGGGAGG AGGAGCTGCTGCACACCTGGAGCTTTGCCAAGGGGGCTGGCAGCCAGCGGGTGCCAGACACGGAGGACAAGCAGCCAGAGGAGAGTGTGGATCTGAGCGCAGTGGAGCCCTACAGCGGGGTCCTCTCCCATGGGG GGTACCACGGTGAGGGCTTCGGTGACATCCTGCTTTTCGCTGCCTGCCACCTCCCAGACAACAGCATCCCCCAGTACGGCTACGTGATGGAGAACCTGCTCAG GTACATTGTGCGCACCCTGGAGAGGATGGTGGCCGACCGCTACGTCCTGGTGTGCCTGAGTGGGGCGGCAGCACGGGGACAGATCCCTTCCTTTGGCTGGATGAAACGGTGCTACCAGGCTATGGATTGGCA GCTGGAACCAAGCTGGGATGGCAGCTGGGATGTGATGCGGTGA
- the LOC126040801 gene encoding bcl-2/adenovirus E1B 19 kDa-interacting protein 2-like protein isoform X4, producing the protein MRPVTWTPPSRPWLWLISWQSADTALEEAVVEVLDHRPLERDRAPSCQVTAELVGSCATLVTERIAQGPPGILDRTTAALLHGTILLDCVNLSPAAGKVTPRDVACVSLLEARFPELLARNAIFEALQAAKFDVSGLTTEQMLRKDLKVLSSDELVLAVSAIYVDLETFLCRPNLLQDLDAFCQARGYTGLVAMTISFNERNEPSRQLAVYSRCETLRSTVTGTRMAVVMATGDSLDLSEEWQDEDFPGPLPEGCPGASGAPRHMRRRLPALEWTENTERSPDASIDIDLDALETPSGSDGFEWEEELLHTWSFAKGAGSQRVPDTEDKQPEESVDLSAVEPYSGVLSHGGYHGEGFGDILLFAACHLPDNSIPQYGYVMENLLRYIVRTLERMVADRYVLVCLSGAAARGQIPSFGWMKRCYQAMDWQLRKSLQAVIIVHPTWYIKALVTLSQPFLSPTFSGKVRFAASLRELSQLVPLEPTHVPEPVRRLEPSWDGSWDVMR; encoded by the exons ATGAGGCCTGTGACCTGGACTCCACCGTCTCGGCCCTGGCTCTGGCTTATTTCCTGGCAAAG CGCCGACACAGCCCTGGAAGAGGCTGTGGTGGAGGTCCTTGATCACCGGCCATTGGAACGGGACAGAGCTCCCAGCTGCCAGGTGACAGCAGAGCTGGTGGGCTCCTGTGCCACACTGGTGACGGAGCGGATCGCCCAAGGTCCCCCAGGCATCCTGGACAGAACCACGGCCGCGCTGCTGCATG GCACCATCTTGCTGGACTGCGTGAACCTGAGCCCGGCTGCTGGCAAGGTGACGCCCAGGGACGTGGCATGTGTCTCCCTGCTCGAGGCAAGGTTCCCCGAGCTGCTGGCCCGTAATGCCATCTTTGAAGCCCTGCAAGCAGCCAAATTTGACGTCTCAG ggCTGACGACAGAGCAGATGCTACGGAAGGACCTCAAAGTCCTCTCCAGTGATGAGCTGGTCCTCGCCGTCAGCGCCATCTACGTGGACTTGGAG ACCTTCCTGTGCCGGCCCAACTTGCTGCAGGACCTAGATGCTTTCTGCCAAGCTCGGGGCTACACAGGGTTGGTGGCCATGACGATCTCTTTTAATGAGCGCAATGAGCCCTCCCGGCAGCTCGCAGTCTACAGCCGGTGTGAGACCCTCCGCAGCACG GTGACAGGGACAAGGATGGCCGTGGTGATGGCCACTGGGGACAGCCTGGACCTCAGTGAGGAGTGGCAGGACGAGGACTTCCCTGG gcccctgccagagGGGTGCCCGGGGGCCAGCGGTGCCCCGCGGCACATGCGGAGGCGGCTGCCGGCGCTGGAGTGGACCGAGAACACTGAGCGCTCACCGGATGCCAGCATCGACATCGACCTGGATGCGCTGGAGACACCCTCGGGCAGCGACGGCTTCGAGTGGGAGG AGGAGCTGCTGCACACCTGGAGCTTTGCCAAGGGGGCTGGCAGCCAGCGGGTGCCAGACACGGAGGACAAGCAGCCAGAGGAGAGTGTGGATCTGAGCGCAGTGGAGCCCTACAGCGGGGTCCTCTCCCATGGGG GGTACCACGGTGAGGGCTTCGGTGACATCCTGCTTTTCGCTGCCTGCCACCTCCCAGACAACAGCATCCCCCAGTACGGCTACGTGATGGAGAACCTGCTCAG GTACATTGTGCGCACCCTGGAGAGGATGGTGGCCGACCGCTACGTCCTGGTGTGCCTGAGTGGGGCGGCAGCACGGGGACAGATCCCTTCCTTTGGCTGGATGAAACGGTGCTACCAGGCTATGGATTGGCA GCTCCGGAAGAGCCTCCAGGCTGTGATCATTGTCCACCCCACCTGGTACATCAAGGCGCTTGTGACGCTCTCTCAGCCCTTTCTCAG CCCCACCTTCAGTGGCAAGGTCCGGTTCGCTGCCAGCCTTCGGGAGCTCTCCCAGCTTGTACCCTTGGAGCCCACACATGTCCCCGAGCCCGTCCGGCG GCTGGAACCAAGCTGGGATGGCAGCTGGGATGTGATGCGGTGA
- the LOC126040801 gene encoding exopolyphosphatase PRUNE1-like isoform X3: MERFLEGNRAVLQEHIQSHQEIHVVMGNEACDLDSTVSALALAYFLAKTSPAPKAAFIPVLNIPRADFALRTETTFLLQEQGIPATSLIFRDEIDLGGLHHAGLLSLTLVDHHILPGADTALEEAVVEVLDHRPLERDRAPSCQVTAELVGSCATLVTERIAQGPPGILDRTTAALLHGTILLDCVNLSPAAGKVTPRDVACVSLLEARFPELLARNAIFEALQAAKFDVSGLTTEQMLRKDLKVLSSDELVLAVSAIYVDLETFLCRPNLLQDLDAFCQARGYTGLVAMTISFNERNEPSRQLAVYSRCETLRSTVTGTRMAVVMATGDSLDLSEEWQDEDFPGPLPEGCPGASGAPRHMRRRLPALEWTENTERSPDASIDIDLDALETPSGSDGFEWEEELLHTWSFAKGAGSQRVPDTEDKQPEESVDLSAVEPYSGVLSHGGYHGEGFGDILLFAACHLPDNSIPQYGYVMENLLRYIVRTLERMVADRYVLVCLSGAAARGQIPSFGWMKRCYQAMDWQ, translated from the exons ATGGAGCGGTTCCTGGAGGGGAACCGGGCGGTTTTGCAG gagCACATCCAGAGTCACCAGGAGATCCACGTGGTGATGGGCAATGAGGCCTGTGACCTGGACTCCACCGTCTCGGCCCTGGCTCTGGCTTATTTCCTGGCAAAG ACCTCCCCGGCTCCCAAAGCTGCCTTCATCCCGGTCCTGAACATCCCTCGTGCTGACTTTGCCCTCCGGACGGAGACGACATtcctgctgcaggagcagggcaTCCCCGCCACCTCCCTCATCTTTCGGGATGAGATTGACCTGGGGGGGCTACACCACGCTGGGCTGCTCTCCCTGACCCTGGTCGATCACCACATCCTGCCCGG CGCCGACACAGCCCTGGAAGAGGCTGTGGTGGAGGTCCTTGATCACCGGCCATTGGAACGGGACAGAGCTCCCAGCTGCCAGGTGACAGCAGAGCTGGTGGGCTCCTGTGCCACACTGGTGACGGAGCGGATCGCCCAAGGTCCCCCAGGCATCCTGGACAGAACCACGGCCGCGCTGCTGCATG GCACCATCTTGCTGGACTGCGTGAACCTGAGCCCGGCTGCTGGCAAGGTGACGCCCAGGGACGTGGCATGTGTCTCCCTGCTCGAGGCAAGGTTCCCCGAGCTGCTGGCCCGTAATGCCATCTTTGAAGCCCTGCAAGCAGCCAAATTTGACGTCTCAG ggCTGACGACAGAGCAGATGCTACGGAAGGACCTCAAAGTCCTCTCCAGTGATGAGCTGGTCCTCGCCGTCAGCGCCATCTACGTGGACTTGGAG ACCTTCCTGTGCCGGCCCAACTTGCTGCAGGACCTAGATGCTTTCTGCCAAGCTCGGGGCTACACAGGGTTGGTGGCCATGACGATCTCTTTTAATGAGCGCAATGAGCCCTCCCGGCAGCTCGCAGTCTACAGCCGGTGTGAGACCCTCCGCAGCACG GTGACAGGGACAAGGATGGCCGTGGTGATGGCCACTGGGGACAGCCTGGACCTCAGTGAGGAGTGGCAGGACGAGGACTTCCCTGG gcccctgccagagGGGTGCCCGGGGGCCAGCGGTGCCCCGCGGCACATGCGGAGGCGGCTGCCGGCGCTGGAGTGGACCGAGAACACTGAGCGCTCACCGGATGCCAGCATCGACATCGACCTGGATGCGCTGGAGACACCCTCGGGCAGCGACGGCTTCGAGTGGGAGG AGGAGCTGCTGCACACCTGGAGCTTTGCCAAGGGGGCTGGCAGCCAGCGGGTGCCAGACACGGAGGACAAGCAGCCAGAGGAGAGTGTGGATCTGAGCGCAGTGGAGCCCTACAGCGGGGTCCTCTCCCATGGGG GGTACCACGGTGAGGGCTTCGGTGACATCCTGCTTTTCGCTGCCTGCCACCTCCCAGACAACAGCATCCCCCAGTACGGCTACGTGATGGAGAACCTGCTCAG GTACATTGTGCGCACCCTGGAGAGGATGGTGGCCGACCGCTACGTCCTGGTGTGCCTGAGTGGGGCGGCAGCACGGGGACAGATCCCTTCCTTTGGCTGGATGAAACGGTGCTACCAGGCTATGGATTGGCA GTAG
- the MINDY1 gene encoding ubiquitin carboxyl-terminal hydrolase MINDY-1 isoform X1: MEQPPEREGTIPAPSSGEGTCQLPEEAVSGEEMPAGGRDSPALDGQAAMPRGGEADVPSSPGMGQPGCASRLPSDEHPREDAREKQPAEGGGSLPGAPVPSLDARAVELPAEPPQTRTPSREAEADFYCVKWITWKGERTPVIMQSENGPCPLLAIMNILFLQWKVKLPPQKEVITAEELMAHLGDCILSTQPREPSEGLQLNFQQNINDTMTVLPKLSTGLDVNVRFTGVSDFEYTPECIVFDLLNVPLYHGWLVDPQSPEVMQAVGKLSYNQLVEKIITCKQASDSSLVSEGLVAEQFLESTASQLTYHGLCELTTTVREGELSVFFRNNHFSTMIKHKGHLYLLVTDQGFLQEERVVWESLHNVDGDSCFCDTDFHLSHTPGKEGATAAPLDHRLQQRQVDQDYMIALSLQQQQGQDPSVLSDLELAHQLQQEEYHHHHHHQQQQQQRQQQVPVQGRAQLGSRPAGERRQRQKPDLDCTLL; this comes from the exons ATGGAGCAGCCGCCCGAGCGGGAAGGGACGATCCCGGCCCCTTCCAGCGGTGAAGGGACCTGCCAGCTCCCGGAGGAGGCCGTCAGTGGGGAAGAAATGCCAGCTGGTGGCCGGGATAGCCCGGCACTGGATGGGCAAGCTGCCATGCCGCGTGGCGGGGAGGCGgacgtgccttccagccctggcatggggcagccGGGCTGTGCCTCACGTCTCCCCTCCGATGAGCATCCGAGGGAAGATGCTCGGGAGAAGCAGCCCGCGGAGGGTGGGGGGTCCCTGCCAGGTGCCCCTGTGCCCAGCCTGGATGCCAGGGCAGTGGAGTTACCGgctgagcccccccaaacccGAACCCCCAGTCGGGAAGCGGAGGCAGATTTTTATTGCGTGAAGTGGATTACCTGGAAAGGCGAGCGGACGCCCGTCATCATGCAGAGCGAGAACGGGCCCTGCCCGCTCCTGGCCATCATGAACATCCTCTTCTTGCAGTGGAAG GTGAAGCTGCCCCCGCAGAAGGAGGTGATCACAGCTGAGGAGCTGATGGCACATTTGG GGGATTGCATCTTGTCCACCCAACCCCGGGAGCCATCGGAGGGGCTGCAGCTCAACTTCCAGCAG AACATCAATGACACCATGACAGTCCTCCCCAAGCTCTCGACGGGGTTGGATGTCAACGTGCGGTTCACGGGTGTCTCGGACTTTGAGTACACGCCCGAGTGCATTGTTTTCGACCTCCTCAATGTGCCACTCTACCACGGCTGGCTGGTGGACCCCCAG aGCCCGGAGGTGATGCAAGCTGTGGGCAAGCTGAGCTACAACCAACTGGTGGAGAAGATCATCACCTGCAAACAGGCCAGTGACTCCAGCCTGGTGAGCGAAG GGCTGGTGGCAGAGCAGTTCCTGGAGTCCACAGCCTCCCAATTGACCTACCATGGGCTCTGCGAGCTTACCACCACCGTCAGGGAGGGCGAGCTCAGCGTCTTCTTCCGTAACAACCACTTCAGCACCATGATAAAGCACAAG GGCCACCTCTACCTGCTGGTGACGGACCAGGGCTTCctgcaggaggagagggtggTCTGGGAGAGCCTCCACAATGTGGATGGAGACAGCTGCTTCTGCGACACCGATTTTCATCTCAGCCACACTCCGGGTAAGGAGGGGGCCACTGCGGCCCCCCTGGACCACCGGCTCCAGCAGAGACAAGTGGACCAG gaTTACATGATcgccctgtccctgcagcagcagcagggacaggaccCCTCTGTGCTCAGTGACCTGGAGCTCGCTCACCAGCTGCAGCAGGAAGagtatcatcatcatcatcatcatcagcagcagcagcagcagcggcagcagcaggtcCCAGTGCAG GGCCGTGCGCAGCTGGGCAGCCGGCCAGCTGGAGAACGGAGACAGCGACAGAAGCCGGACTTGGACTGCACCCTCCTATAG
- the MINDY1 gene encoding ubiquitin carboxyl-terminal hydrolase MINDY-1 isoform X2, translating into MAHLGDCILSTQPREPSEGLQLNFQQNINDTMTVLPKLSTGLDVNVRFTGVSDFEYTPECIVFDLLNVPLYHGWLVDPQSPEVMQAVGKLSYNQLVEKIITCKQASDSSLVSEGLVAEQFLESTASQLTYHGLCELTTTVREGELSVFFRNNHFSTMIKHKGHLYLLVTDQGFLQEERVVWESLHNVDGDSCFCDTDFHLSHTPGKEGATAAPLDHRLQQRQVDQDYMIALSLQQQQGQDPSVLSDLELAHQLQQEEYHHHHHHQQQQQQRQQQVPVQGRAQLGSRPAGERRQRQKPDLDCTLL; encoded by the exons ATGGCACATTTGG GGGATTGCATCTTGTCCACCCAACCCCGGGAGCCATCGGAGGGGCTGCAGCTCAACTTCCAGCAG AACATCAATGACACCATGACAGTCCTCCCCAAGCTCTCGACGGGGTTGGATGTCAACGTGCGGTTCACGGGTGTCTCGGACTTTGAGTACACGCCCGAGTGCATTGTTTTCGACCTCCTCAATGTGCCACTCTACCACGGCTGGCTGGTGGACCCCCAG aGCCCGGAGGTGATGCAAGCTGTGGGCAAGCTGAGCTACAACCAACTGGTGGAGAAGATCATCACCTGCAAACAGGCCAGTGACTCCAGCCTGGTGAGCGAAG GGCTGGTGGCAGAGCAGTTCCTGGAGTCCACAGCCTCCCAATTGACCTACCATGGGCTCTGCGAGCTTACCACCACCGTCAGGGAGGGCGAGCTCAGCGTCTTCTTCCGTAACAACCACTTCAGCACCATGATAAAGCACAAG GGCCACCTCTACCTGCTGGTGACGGACCAGGGCTTCctgcaggaggagagggtggTCTGGGAGAGCCTCCACAATGTGGATGGAGACAGCTGCTTCTGCGACACCGATTTTCATCTCAGCCACACTCCGGGTAAGGAGGGGGCCACTGCGGCCCCCCTGGACCACCGGCTCCAGCAGAGACAAGTGGACCAG gaTTACATGATcgccctgtccctgcagcagcagcagggacaggaccCCTCTGTGCTCAGTGACCTGGAGCTCGCTCACCAGCTGCAGCAGGAAGagtatcatcatcatcatcatcatcagcagcagcagcagcagcggcagcagcaggtcCCAGTGCAG GGCCGTGCGCAGCTGGGCAGCCGGCCAGCTGGAGAACGGAGACAGCGACAGAAGCCGGACTTGGACTGCACCCTCCTATAG